One genomic segment of Trichococcus shcherbakoviae includes these proteins:
- a CDS encoding amino acid ABC transporter permease gives MSSFFSWDLVWEFFPKILSALPVTLLIVGIATFVGLVLGSFIAFIRVEKIPILNQIAAVFVSFIRGTPILVQLYIVYYGVPSLLQAIQIDVSSWDKIIFIYITYGLNTAAFQSETIRAAILSVPITQKEASIACGLTKSQMYLRVILPQVVLVALPSFGTTTVALLQDTSLAFTIGIVDVVGKARAIGAVTYHTLEGYVGAAILFITLSIILERVFDVLEKRMNFAEAKKSSFQLPKLLLFKNKKVQIKQVQKIETNLKEELL, from the coding sequence ATGTCAAGTTTCTTTAGTTGGGATCTAGTGTGGGAGTTTTTTCCAAAAATTCTCAGTGCGTTGCCCGTGACATTGTTGATTGTAGGCATTGCGACTTTTGTAGGCTTGGTGTTAGGAAGTTTTATTGCGTTCATACGGGTGGAAAAAATACCGATATTGAATCAAATCGCCGCAGTATTTGTTTCCTTTATTCGCGGGACGCCGATTCTTGTCCAGTTATACATCGTTTATTACGGTGTGCCCAGCCTCTTACAGGCGATCCAGATTGATGTGTCATCATGGGACAAAATTATTTTCATCTACATTACCTACGGATTGAATACCGCAGCGTTTCAATCAGAAACCATCCGGGCCGCAATCTTGAGTGTACCCATCACACAGAAAGAAGCAAGCATTGCTTGTGGACTGACGAAGTCGCAAATGTACCTGCGTGTCATTCTTCCGCAAGTTGTGCTTGTGGCATTACCATCATTCGGTACAACCACTGTCGCTTTGCTGCAGGATACCTCGTTGGCATTTACGATCGGGATCGTGGATGTGGTAGGGAAAGCGCGGGCCATTGGTGCCGTGACCTACCATACATTGGAAGGCTACGTAGGCGCAGCGATCTTATTCATTACATTGAGCATTATTCTTGAACGAGTCTTTGACGTGTTGGAGAAACGGATGAATTTCGCAGAAGCGAAAAAATCGTCGTTTCAACTACCAAAGTTATTACTATTTAAAAATAAAA
- a CDS encoding UvrD-helicase domain-containing protein — protein sequence MAERTIEPEVHSALQCIENNQNFILTGGAGSGKTYSLISLIEEISVRYPTKSISCITYTNNAVAEIRSRISNEYLWVSTIHEFIWHMISKFQAEIRETITELVNDTTDKTDLFKKPKGFDEGITFEVEFFNNKNIIYEEYYSLSSDKESKISHDHILVLAEAMFRKYPKLSDILKDSSNFIFVDEYQDTSPLIKEILLTHSGNNSDKDCIIGFFGDAMQAIYDTGIGHIEDESIVRIDKIQNRRNPQSVIDIANKLRDDKIIQEPSEDLNAPNMQLGSIIQGNVKFVYADNIDILENLKAKDIFTDWNFNEGEHTKELWLTHKFNSTKAGFSQLFELYNSDLIFEMIQKIKKKISNGDISPDNKNFEEISEEAAITKGKGILILDIIKGNSKYNNFYETFKSSPWQVIENNYIDSDSLLSYKFNGLKGFYEAGTKRDKILRKLDDVFELFELYKYKKYNAFLRKTKFKISNYADKKRLSDEMNILSNNIDKTIEEVISSANKALRIENDVFFDEFINTQGNYLWERIKKIPFKEYMKSIEYQREYLPFATQHSVKGSEYDNVLVILDNGKWNQYDFRTLFGSGSVNEGVINRSKKLFYVCCTRSMKNLVVFMPTDDPGIIESAIKMFGNENIVNGNDIS from the coding sequence ATGGCTGAAAGAACAATAGAGCCAGAAGTACATTCAGCTCTACAATGCATTGAAAACAATCAAAATTTTATCTTGACAGGTGGTGCTGGGAGTGGGAAAACCTACTCACTAATATCACTAATTGAAGAAATTAGTGTGCGCTATCCAACGAAATCAATATCTTGTATTACATATACTAACAATGCTGTGGCAGAAATACGCTCGAGAATTTCTAACGAGTACTTGTGGGTTTCCACAATCCACGAATTTATTTGGCATATGATTTCTAAATTCCAAGCGGAAATTAGAGAAACGATAACTGAACTAGTAAATGACACTACTGACAAAACGGATTTATTTAAAAAACCTAAAGGTTTTGATGAAGGTATAACATTTGAGGTTGAATTTTTTAATAATAAAAATATTATTTATGAAGAATATTATAGTCTAAGTTCTGACAAAGAAAGCAAAATTAGTCATGATCACATTTTGGTACTTGCAGAAGCAATGTTTAGAAAATATCCGAAATTATCAGATATTCTAAAAGATAGTTCAAATTTTATTTTTGTTGATGAATACCAAGATACTAGCCCTTTAATAAAAGAGATTTTACTCACTCATTCTGGCAATAATAGTGACAAAGATTGTATTATTGGTTTTTTTGGTGATGCTATGCAAGCAATTTATGACACTGGGATTGGCCACATTGAAGATGAATCTATAGTGCGAATCGATAAAATACAAAATCGTAGAAACCCACAGTCTGTTATTGACATAGCTAATAAGCTACGTGATGATAAAATTATACAAGAGCCGTCTGAAGATTTAAATGCACCTAATATGCAGCTTGGAAGTATAATTCAAGGTAATGTAAAATTCGTCTATGCAGACAATATTGATATTCTTGAGAATTTAAAAGCCAAAGATATTTTTACTGATTGGAATTTTAATGAGGGTGAACACACTAAAGAGCTTTGGCTTACCCACAAATTCAATTCAACTAAAGCAGGGTTTAGTCAACTTTTTGAACTGTATAATTCTGATTTGATTTTTGAAATGATTCAAAAAATTAAAAAAAAAATATCAAATGGAGATATAAGCCCAGACAATAAAAATTTTGAAGAAATCTCAGAAGAAGCAGCGATTACTAAAGGGAAAGGGATTTTGATTCTTGATATAATCAAGGGAAATTCTAAATATAATAATTTTTATGAAACTTTTAAATCATCCCCTTGGCAGGTGATTGAGAATAACTATATTGATAGTGATTCTTTATTGTCATATAAGTTTAATGGTCTAAAAGGCTTTTATGAAGCTGGTACCAAAAGAGATAAAATTTTACGTAAGCTTGATGATGTTTTTGAACTGTTCGAATTATACAAGTATAAAAAGTATAATGCTTTCTTAAGAAAAACGAAATTCAAAATTTCTAACTATGCTGATAAGAAAAGATTAAGCGATGAGATGAACATATTGTCGAATAATATTGACAAAACGATTGAGGAAGTAATCAGCTCTGCTAATAAAGCCTTACGGATAGAAAATGATGTTTTTTTTGATGAGTTCATAAACACTCAAGGAAATTACTTATGGGAACGTATCAAAAAGATACCATTCAAAGAATATATGAAGTCAATTGAATACCAACGAGAATATTTGCCTTTTGCAACGCAGCACAGTGTAAAAGGTAGTGAATATGACAATGTTCTAGTTATTTTAGATAATGGTAAATGGAATCAATATGATTTCAGGACTCTTTTTGGTTCTGGTAGCGTAAATGAAGGAGTAATAAATAGAAGCAAGAAATTATTCTATGTATGCTGCACAAGATCAATGAAAAATTTAGTCGTGTTTATGCCTACAGATGACCCAGGAATAATTGAATCTGCTATAAAAATGTTTGGAAATGAGAATATAGTTAATGGAAATGATATTAGTTGA
- a CDS encoding AAA family ATPase, with the protein MIIEKVQIQNFRLLKDFELDLKEGLSLIVGKNNCGKTSILTVMEKLFNSNNSDFRWEDFNLEFQEYFRQEVLNYTRREGETQNFGGIKMTVFIKYNQNDSYANIQNFMMDLNPDNNVIVLEFYYSCKEDKIQKLQNDLLVSKITNADTDFDKFTKFMKKNSSKYFSLSRYSRGYDIESKSLTMDFSEELKMSEIKKLIRFKYIKANRDASNKANDHSLSNLSANYYKLKKDSETVVLDDLQKIIEETDKELNKVYNGHNGSQGIFSEIISSVNTFGGHSDETRITIQSSIEDKDLLKDNTTLYYEHSGKHLPESYNGLGYLNLIGMIFEIETIIADFFGENDPSDINILFIEEPEAHTHPQLQYIFIKNIKKLIESRRIKNGITLGLQTIISTHSSHIVSECNFDDIRYLKVESNGIKSKNFESLKSDYASDPQAFKFVKQYLNLNRSELFFADKAVFIEGDTERILLPAMMQKIDEVDSESLPLLSQNISIIESGAYSHKFLPLMKFIGLKVLIITDIDGAKKNGNDRLESCSPEVATHTTNASLKFFYDLLDDEEHLDTLKNRTFENKIFDNQYCVLYQTLDHSYQANSFEDAFICTNLDFIHANKGKFKQGLKNRGRIDTDSKNYYEIAQNCINKKSAFATEILYFDRATDDKTWQVPTYIKEGLTWLKEQ; encoded by the coding sequence TTGATTATAGAGAAAGTACAAATACAAAATTTCAGATTATTAAAAGATTTTGAATTGGATTTAAAGGAAGGACTTTCGTTGATTGTGGGTAAAAATAATTGTGGAAAGACCTCCATCTTAACGGTTATGGAGAAACTTTTTAATTCTAATAATAGCGATTTCAGGTGGGAAGATTTCAATCTTGAATTCCAAGAATATTTTCGCCAAGAAGTATTAAACTACACTCGACGAGAAGGCGAAACCCAAAATTTTGGTGGAATTAAGATGACGGTTTTCATCAAATATAACCAAAATGATTCCTACGCGAATATACAAAATTTTATGATGGATCTGAATCCTGATAACAATGTTATCGTATTAGAGTTCTATTACTCTTGTAAAGAGGACAAGATTCAAAAATTACAAAATGATTTATTAGTCTCAAAAATAACTAACGCCGACACTGATTTCGATAAATTTACTAAGTTTATGAAAAAAAATTCTTCAAAATATTTTTCTTTAAGCAGATATTCTAGAGGATATGATATTGAGAGTAAAAGCCTTACTATGGATTTTTCAGAAGAACTAAAAATGAGTGAAATAAAAAAACTAATTCGTTTCAAATACATAAAGGCAAATCGAGATGCTTCGAATAAGGCGAACGACCATTCATTATCTAATTTATCTGCAAATTACTATAAACTAAAAAAAGATTCAGAAACAGTAGTACTAGATGATCTTCAAAAAATTATTGAAGAAACAGATAAGGAATTAAACAAAGTGTATAACGGTCATAACGGTAGTCAAGGAATATTTTCAGAGATTATTAGTAGTGTTAATACTTTTGGCGGACATTCAGATGAAACCCGTATAACTATCCAATCCTCCATTGAAGATAAGGATTTATTAAAAGACAACACTACACTTTATTATGAGCATTCCGGCAAACATCTACCAGAGAGTTATAATGGTCTTGGATATCTCAATCTTATTGGGATGATTTTTGAGATTGAGACTATTATCGCTGACTTTTTCGGTGAAAATGATCCTTCTGACATAAACATACTCTTTATTGAAGAGCCTGAAGCTCATACCCATCCTCAGCTACAGTACATATTTATAAAAAACATAAAAAAATTAATCGAATCCAGAAGAATTAAAAACGGAATAACGTTAGGATTACAAACAATTATAAGCACGCACTCTTCTCATATTGTATCTGAATGTAATTTTGACGATATTCGATATCTAAAAGTTGAGTCAAATGGGATAAAATCAAAAAACTTTGAAAGTCTTAAAAGTGATTATGCTTCGGATCCTCAGGCATTTAAATTCGTCAAGCAATATCTAAATTTAAACCGATCCGAACTATTCTTTGCTGATAAAGCTGTCTTTATTGAGGGGGATACTGAAAGAATCTTATTGCCCGCTATGATGCAAAAAATTGACGAAGTGGACTCTGAATCGCTTCCCCTGTTATCGCAAAATATTTCTATAATTGAATCAGGCGCGTATTCTCATAAGTTTCTACCATTGATGAAGTTTATCGGGTTGAAAGTCTTGATTATTACTGACATTGACGGAGCAAAGAAAAATGGGAATGATAGATTAGAAAGCTGCTCTCCTGAAGTTGCGACACATACTACAAACGCTTCACTGAAATTTTTCTACGATCTTTTAGACGATGAGGAACATCTGGACACGCTTAAAAATCGTACTTTTGAAAATAAGATTTTTGACAATCAATACTGTGTCTTATATCAAACGCTTGATCACTCATATCAAGCTAACAGCTTCGAAGATGCATTCATTTGTACTAATCTTGATTTTATTCATGCCAATAAAGGTAAGTTTAAACAAGGACTTAAAAATAGAGGGAGAATCGACACTGATTCAAAAAACTATTATGAAATTGCTCAAAATTGTATAAATAAAAAATCAGCATTCGCAACTGAGATTCTCTACTTCGATCGAGCAACAGATGACAAAACATGGCAAGTTCCTACTTATATTAAGGAGGGATTAACATGGCTGAAAGAACAATAG
- the sufB gene encoding Fe-S cluster assembly protein SufB, translated as MSEVPVVDDYKFGFHDDAKIIYSTGKGLTEEIVREISESKEEPEWMLDFRLKSLEAYHKSTLPKWGPDLSHLKFDEITYFQKATDKVARTWEDVPDEIKETFEKIGIPEAERAYLAGVTVQYESEAVYHNMKDEFEKLGIIFTDTDTALKEYPEIFKEYFASIVPPTDNFEAALNSAVWSGGTFIYVPKGVICDVPLQTYFRINNEGSGQFERTLIVVDEGASVHYVEGCTAPTYSADSLHCAVVEILVKKDAYCRYTTIQNWSGNVYNLVTKRAVALENATMEWIDGNLGSKVTMKYPSVILNGRGAKGTMLSVAFAGKGQQQDTGAKMIHNAPYTSSSIVSKSIAKDGGAVNYRGQVKFGKKSEGSISHIECDTIIMDDISTSDTIPFNEIHNGNVSLEHEAKVSKISEEQLYYLMSRGLSESQATEMIVMGFVEPFTKELPMEYAVELNRLIAYEMEGSVG; from the coding sequence ATGAGCGAAGTACCAGTAGTTGACGATTATAAATTTGGCTTTCATGACGACGCAAAAATCATCTATTCCACCGGAAAAGGACTGACTGAAGAAATCGTCAGGGAAATATCCGAATCAAAAGAAGAGCCGGAATGGATGTTGGATTTCCGTCTGAAATCATTGGAAGCCTACCATAAATCAACGTTGCCGAAGTGGGGACCGGATTTATCCCATCTGAAATTCGACGAAATCACCTATTTCCAGAAGGCAACCGATAAAGTAGCCAGAACCTGGGAAGATGTGCCTGACGAAATCAAGGAAACCTTCGAAAAAATCGGGATTCCTGAAGCTGAGCGCGCATATCTGGCCGGCGTAACGGTCCAGTATGAGTCGGAAGCTGTCTACCACAACATGAAGGATGAGTTCGAGAAATTGGGCATCATCTTCACCGATACGGACACTGCCCTGAAGGAATATCCGGAAATCTTCAAGGAATACTTCGCCAGCATAGTACCGCCGACGGACAACTTCGAAGCGGCCTTGAATTCGGCTGTTTGGTCGGGTGGCACGTTCATCTATGTGCCGAAAGGCGTCATCTGCGATGTGCCGTTGCAGACTTACTTCCGTATCAACAACGAAGGCTCCGGCCAATTCGAGCGCACACTGATCGTCGTCGACGAAGGCGCCAGCGTCCACTATGTCGAAGGCTGTACCGCACCGACCTATTCAGCCGACAGCCTGCATTGCGCAGTCGTTGAGATCCTCGTGAAGAAGGACGCCTACTGCCGCTACACGACCATCCAAAACTGGTCAGGCAACGTCTACAACCTTGTAACGAAACGTGCTGTAGCCTTGGAAAACGCGACGATGGAATGGATCGACGGCAACTTGGGGTCAAAAGTTACTATGAAATACCCGAGCGTCATCCTGAACGGACGCGGCGCCAAAGGAACCATGCTTTCCGTAGCCTTCGCCGGCAAAGGCCAGCAGCAGGATACCGGCGCAAAAATGATCCACAACGCACCGTACACGTCCAGCTCGATCGTCTCCAAGTCGATCGCCAAAGACGGTGGGGCAGTGAACTACCGCGGACAAGTGAAATTCGGTAAGAAATCGGAAGGATCGATTTCGCATATCGAATGCGACACGATCATCATGGACGACATCTCCACTTCCGACACGATTCCGTTCAACGAAATCCACAACGGCAATGTCTCTTTGGAGCACGAAGCGAAAGTTTCCAAAATCTCCGAAGAGCAGCTGTACTACCTGATGAGCCGTGGCCTCAGCGAATCCCAAGCGACCGAAATGATCGTCATGGGCTTCGTGGAGCCATTCACCAAAGAACTTCCGATGGAGTATGCAGTCGAGTTGAACAGACTTATTGCATATGAGATGGAAGGGTCAGTAGGATAA
- the sufU gene encoding Fe-S cluster assembly sulfur transfer protein SufU, with the protein MALSKLENLYRHVILDHSSHPHNYGTLENADEQIELNNPTCGDVITLQLAMDGDIIKQAKFSGHGCSISTASASMMTDVVIGKTKAEALCLAEEFFLLVQDKIEPNEKHLGEAIVLNGVAKFPARIKCATLAWKALERAILQDKKEKGEEQAESPHEGEIL; encoded by the coding sequence ATGGCTTTATCTAAACTAGAAAACCTATACCGCCATGTCATTCTTGACCACTCCAGTCATCCGCACAATTACGGCACCTTGGAAAATGCCGACGAACAGATCGAACTGAACAACCCGACCTGCGGCGACGTCATCACACTGCAATTGGCGATGGATGGCGACATCATCAAGCAAGCCAAATTCTCAGGCCACGGCTGCAGCATCAGCACAGCCAGCGCCAGCATGATGACGGACGTGGTCATCGGCAAGACGAAAGCAGAAGCTTTATGCTTGGCGGAAGAATTTTTTCTGCTAGTGCAGGACAAAATAGAGCCGAACGAGAAGCACCTCGGTGAAGCGATCGTCCTGAACGGCGTCGCGAAATTCCCGGCCCGCATCAAATGTGCCACTTTGGCTTGGAAGGCTTTGGAAAGAGCAATTCTCCAAGACAAAAAAGAAAAAGGGGAAGAACAAGCGGAATCCCCGCATGAAGGAGAGATCTTATGA
- a CDS encoding cysteine desulfurase has translation MIDAKKIKQDFPILFQTVNDEPLIYLDNAATSQKPKQVLEAIQHYYEFDNANIHRGVHTLAERATSAYEAAREKLRRFINAASTKEVLFTRGTTTGLNWVAVGFGDLIVEEGDEIYITPMEHHSNVVPWQQLAKRKKAKLVYLPLTADGFVDVEKSAEVVTAKGKIMSVCHSSNVLGITNPIKELAALIHQHNGYMVVDGAQSTPHMKVDVQALDADFYAFSGHKMLGPTGSGVLYGKEALLEKMEPVEFGGEMIDFVYDQESTWSVLPWKFEAGTPNIAGGIGLGAAVDYLEAIGMDAIEAYEKEMVRYVLPKLQAIEGITVYGPADPEKHTGVITFNLEGIHPHDLATAFDMEGIAVRAGHHCAQPLMRYLDVSSTARASFYFYNTFEEADQFIASLHKIKEFFKDGFI, from the coding sequence TTGATCGATGCTAAAAAAATCAAACAAGACTTCCCGATCCTTTTCCAGACCGTGAACGACGAGCCGCTGATCTATCTGGACAACGCGGCCACTTCACAGAAGCCGAAACAGGTGCTGGAAGCCATCCAACACTATTATGAGTTCGACAACGCCAATATCCACCGCGGCGTCCATACTTTGGCGGAACGCGCGACTTCAGCCTATGAAGCCGCCCGCGAAAAGCTGCGCCGCTTCATCAATGCCGCTTCGACGAAGGAAGTCCTTTTCACCCGTGGCACGACGACCGGCCTGAACTGGGTTGCTGTCGGCTTTGGCGATCTGATCGTCGAAGAGGGCGACGAAATCTACATCACGCCGATGGAGCACCACTCCAACGTGGTTCCTTGGCAACAGTTGGCGAAACGCAAGAAGGCCAAATTGGTCTACTTGCCGTTGACTGCAGACGGCTTCGTCGATGTCGAAAAATCGGCTGAAGTCGTCACTGCAAAAGGCAAAATCATGTCGGTCTGCCACTCCTCGAACGTGTTGGGAATCACCAACCCGATCAAGGAACTGGCCGCATTGATCCACCAGCACAACGGCTACATGGTCGTGGACGGCGCCCAATCGACGCCGCACATGAAAGTCGATGTGCAGGCATTGGATGCCGATTTCTATGCTTTCAGCGGACACAAAATGCTCGGTCCTACCGGATCCGGCGTGCTTTACGGCAAAGAAGCCTTGCTTGAAAAAATGGAGCCAGTTGAATTCGGCGGCGAAATGATCGATTTCGTCTATGATCAGGAAAGCACCTGGAGTGTTCTGCCTTGGAAATTCGAAGCGGGCACACCGAACATCGCCGGTGGAATCGGCCTTGGCGCTGCCGTCGACTATCTGGAAGCGATCGGCATGGATGCCATCGAAGCCTACGAGAAGGAAATGGTGCGCTATGTGCTGCCGAAACTGCAGGCAATCGAAGGCATCACTGTCTACGGCCCTGCCGATCCGGAAAAGCATACGGGCGTCATCACCTTCAATTTGGAAGGGATCCATCCGCATGACTTGGCTACCGCTTTCGACATGGAAGGCATCGCTGTACGCGCCGGCCACCACTGCGCGCAGCCGCTGATGCGTTATTTGGACGTATCTTCGACAGCCAGAGCGAGTTTCTATTTCTACAACACATTCGAAGAGGCCGATCAATTCATCGCCTCCTTGCATAAAATAAAGGAGTTTTTCAAAGATGGCTTTATCTAA
- the sufD gene encoding Fe-S cluster assembly protein SufD, with the protein MLNEEKTSLLDAVRLFSIEKEEPEWMRSKRLEWLEKYEEQAFPLMERISYHRWPLLDTTISAGAYGEELVNSQGLQYDLGDTPKIVQYGNVTLMEQLPQHLIDQGVIFTDLYTAAQDYPELVQEYYMTIAVKPEEDRFTAFHTAFMNSGVFLYVPKNVVIEEPLEALFIQNSHVKESFVKHVLLVADVNSSVKYVERYETEGNEKNSANIIVEVITKTGAQVKFSAVDTIGENTSVYINRRGHLLKDSSIDWAIGVMNDGNVISDFDSDLIGDGSHSEIKVVAVSTGRQVQGIDTRVTNYGKHSIGHILQHGVIMDRSTLTFNGIGHIIKGAKGADAQQESRILMLSDNARGDANPILLIDENDVTAGHAASVGRVDPEEMFYLLSRGIPKAEAERLVIRGFLGTVIAAIPVKEIREGLVEMIERKLMKL; encoded by the coding sequence ATGCTGAACGAAGAAAAAACGTCCTTGTTGGATGCGGTTCGCCTGTTTTCCATTGAAAAGGAAGAACCGGAATGGATGCGCAGCAAACGATTGGAATGGCTGGAAAAATACGAAGAGCAGGCTTTCCCATTGATGGAACGCATCAGCTACCACCGCTGGCCGCTCCTTGACACAACCATCTCTGCTGGTGCATACGGCGAGGAATTGGTGAACAGCCAAGGTCTCCAATACGACTTGGGCGATACACCGAAAATCGTGCAATACGGAAATGTGACGCTTATGGAGCAATTGCCGCAGCATTTGATCGATCAAGGCGTCATTTTCACCGACTTATATACAGCTGCTCAGGATTATCCTGAACTGGTCCAAGAATACTATATGACAATAGCCGTGAAACCGGAAGAAGACCGTTTCACCGCTTTCCACACAGCCTTCATGAACAGCGGCGTCTTCCTTTATGTGCCGAAGAACGTCGTCATCGAAGAGCCGTTGGAAGCTCTGTTCATCCAGAATTCCCACGTGAAGGAAAGCTTCGTCAAACACGTGCTTCTGGTCGCCGACGTGAACAGCTCCGTCAAATACGTGGAGCGCTACGAAACCGAAGGCAACGAAAAGAACAGCGCCAACATCATCGTCGAAGTCATCACGAAAACCGGCGCGCAAGTCAAATTCTCTGCAGTCGACACCATTGGCGAAAACACTTCAGTCTACATCAATCGCCGCGGCCACCTGTTGAAGGACTCCTCCATCGATTGGGCGATTGGCGTCATGAATGACGGCAATGTCATCTCCGATTTCGATTCCGATCTGATCGGCGACGGCTCCCACAGCGAAATCAAAGTCGTTGCAGTTTCTACCGGCAGACAAGTGCAGGGCATCGATACCCGCGTCACGAACTACGGCAAGCACTCGATCGGCCATATCCTGCAGCACGGGGTCATCATGGACCGTTCGACTTTGACCTTCAACGGCATCGGCCACATCATCAAAGGCGCGAAGGGCGCCGATGCGCAGCAAGAAAGCCGCATCCTGATGCTGTCCGATAACGCCAGAGGGGATGCGAACCCGATCCTGTTGATCGACGAGAACGACGTCACAGCCGGCCATGCCGCCAGCGTCGGACGCGTCGATCCGGAAGAGATGTTCTATCTCCTTTCCCGCGGTATCCCTAAGGCAGAAGCAGAGCGTCTGGTCATCCGCGGATTCCTGGGTACGGTCATCGCGGCCATCCCGGTCAAAGAAATCCGTGAAGGCCTGGTAGAGATGATCGAAAGGAAGTTGATGAAACTTTGA
- the sufC gene encoding Fe-S cluster assembly ATPase SufC, whose amino-acid sequence MSTLEIIDLHVSIEDKQILKGVNLVMNTGEIHAIMGPNGTGKSTLSQAIMGHPSYTITQGQVLLDGQDVTEMEVDERARAGLFLAMQYPSEIAGITNAEFMRAAINARRPEDDKISVMNFIKKLDEKMEILNMPEEMAERYLNEGFSGGEKKRNEILQLMMIEPKFAILDEIDSGLDIDALKVVSKGVNLMSGPDFGVLIITHYQRLLNYVHPTFVHVMMDGRIVKSGDASLAKRLEAEGYRGIRDELGLDIHLDEE is encoded by the coding sequence ATGTCTACTTTAGAAATAATAGATCTGCATGTCTCCATTGAGGATAAACAAATTTTGAAGGGTGTCAACCTGGTGATGAACACCGGTGAAATCCATGCCATCATGGGGCCGAACGGTACAGGTAAATCGACTTTGTCACAAGCAATCATGGGTCATCCGAGCTACACGATCACGCAAGGCCAAGTTCTGTTGGACGGCCAAGACGTGACGGAAATGGAAGTTGACGAACGCGCACGCGCAGGCCTGTTCCTGGCGATGCAATATCCGAGCGAAATCGCCGGCATCACGAATGCTGAATTCATGCGCGCGGCCATCAATGCCCGCCGCCCGGAAGACGACAAAATTTCGGTCATGAACTTCATCAAAAAATTGGACGAAAAAATGGAAATCCTGAACATGCCGGAAGAAATGGCTGAACGCTATTTGAACGAAGGCTTCTCAGGTGGAGAAAAGAAACGCAACGAAATCCTGCAGTTGATGATGATCGAACCGAAATTCGCGATCCTTGACGAAATCGACTCCGGTTTGGATATCGATGCTTTGAAAGTCGTTTCCAAAGGCGTGAACCTGATGTCCGGTCCCGACTTCGGCGTCCTGATCATCACCCACTACCAACGTCTCTTGAATTATGTACACCCTACATTCGTCCATGTCATGATGGACGGCCGCATCGTGAAATCCGGCGACGCCAGCTTGGCAAAACGTCTGGAAGCGGAAGGCTACCGCGGCATCCGCGACGAATTAGGTCTAGATATCCATTTGGATGAAGAATAG
- a CDS encoding gamma-glutamyl-gamma-aminobutyrate hydrolase family protein yields MRPLIGITGNQLLEAVPAFSGISVAYTPIGFVKGVQAAGGNPLIIPIGAPETAADYIAKIDGLLLTGGQDVSPNFYGEEPSLHIGATFPLRDDFEMALIEEALKQKKPILAVCRGLQILNVQMGGSLYQDLAHEYPEMRIQHQQKTDFKYATHSVIVMEGSHLHELVGEKLSVNSFHHQALKVVAKGLQPVGYSPDGLVEAVEATDPEQSILAIQWHPETMIPEAKNMRLFFEDLVARAAR; encoded by the coding sequence ATGAGACCATTAATCGGCATAACCGGCAACCAATTACTAGAAGCTGTCCCGGCTTTCTCAGGGATATCCGTCGCCTACACCCCCATCGGATTCGTGAAAGGGGTCCAGGCTGCAGGAGGCAATCCGCTGATCATTCCGATCGGCGCGCCCGAAACGGCAGCGGACTACATCGCCAAAATCGACGGGTTATTATTGACGGGCGGACAGGATGTTTCCCCGAACTTTTACGGCGAAGAACCCAGCTTGCATATCGGCGCTACCTTCCCTTTGCGCGACGATTTCGAAATGGCGTTAATAGAGGAAGCCTTGAAACAGAAGAAACCGATCCTGGCCGTTTGCCGCGGCTTGCAGATATTGAACGTCCAGATGGGCGGCAGCCTGTATCAGGACCTTGCGCATGAATATCCGGAAATGCGTATCCAGCATCAACAAAAGACAGATTTCAAATATGCGACCCACTCCGTCATCGTGATGGAAGGCAGCCACCTCCACGAACTGGTCGGTGAAAAACTGTCGGTGAATTCCTTCCACCATCAAGCGTTGAAAGTTGTTGCCAAAGGTTTGCAGCCGGTCGGATACAGCCCTGATGGTCTTGTTGAAGCCGTTGAAGCGACTGATCCGGAACAAAGCATCCTCGCCATCCAATGGCACCCGGAGACGATGATACCGGAAGCTAAAAACATGCGTCTGTTCTTTGAGGATCTGGTCGCGCGGGCTGCGCGCTAG